The window TATATGCTTTGATTGGAACCATATCAACTATTTTTTTAGGCAAAGAACTGATCCGACTCAATTACAATCAATTGGATTTGGAAGCCAACTATCGATCTGACTTACTCCATATCAAACAACATGCAGAATCAATTGCAGTCACTCACAGGGAATTGAGAATGTCAGTGCGACTCAAATCCAAACTAAAAAAACTTGTGACCAATTTTAAAAAATTAATTTCTGTTAATTTGCGATTAAGTTTATTTACGAATAGTTATAATTATTTTATCCAAATCATTCCGATGCTCATCATCGCACCGAGTTACATGAGAGGAGAAATTGAATTTGGTGTGATCACACAAGCAGGTCTTGCATTCACTACATTGCTCAATGCATTTTCACTCATTGTTAGCCAATTCCAATCGATATCTGCATTTACAGCCGTTGTCAAACGAATACAAACTTTGGATACCGCGATGGTTCACTCGGAGAATACAAATAAAAATAAAGAAAAACTAAATTACCATTCCGATGAAATTCAGTTTGAAAATTTTTCTATTTATTCAGGTGATAAATCAAAATTCATCCTTGATCATTTAAATTTAATAATCAAAACCAAAGAAAGGTGGCTTATCACAGCCAACGACGAAGAAACAAAATTAAGTTTTTTTCGTGCTTTGGCAGGAATCAGCAATCATCAAGAAGGGAAAATTTTAAAACCAAGTCGAGATGAAATTTTGTTTTTACCCGAACAACCCTATTTACCACCAGGAAGGCTTCGGAATGTGATTGTTCCCGCATTTTTAGGAAACTCAGTCTCTGATTTTCAAGTGATGAAAGAATTAAAAAATCATAACTTAGATACTTTAGTGAAACGTTTAGGAGGTTTATCTGCATTGAAAGAGTGGGACGATGAACTTTCATTAGCCGAAAAATTTAGAATCTCAACCATCAGAATTCAATTTGCAAAACCTAAGTTTGTCGTAATCGACAGACCCACATCTAGTGTTGGGAAATTTGAAATTTCTAAAATTCTAAAAAAATTCCATAACTTAGGAATCACAAGCATTGTCCTCGCAAAAGGGGAAGAAACCGCACTTGAATATGACTATCATTTAAACCTGACTCATTTTGGTAAATGGTCGGTCAATAGAATGAGTCCATTTTTAAAGGAAGCTTGATGTACATTTTACAAAACAAATCCGGTCTAAAGATTCAATTTTTATCGAACCTTTCTCTCCATTCCATTTTCTTTCAAAACTTATTGGTCAATTTATATTTTGGTAATGAATTAGAGCACAGTGTAGCAAACTTATACCTATGTTTCCATACCGATGGGAATACAAAATCCATACCTCTCTTTTCACCTTTGGGATCTCCCATCGTCAGAACTTCAGAAAAAATAATTTCAATCGAACGGAACGTCGATGGATTCAGAATCAAAATCAAACTTGAATTACATCCGAAACAGAATTGTTGGAAAATAGAAACCAACATTCAAAACTTGAATCCTGAATCGTATGCAGTTTCATTGGTATATACGCAAGATTTTGGACTTTGTGACCCGTCTTCTGCAAGGTTAAACGAAGCATTTGTATCTCACTATATCCATCACGAAGTGATTCTAAATCCCCAATATGGTTATTCCATTTTATCTAGGCAAAATGAATTGGTGAATGGGAAAAATCCAGCTAGTTTTGTTTTTTGTGATCAATACATCTCCACATTTGCAACAGATGGACAAAATATTTATCAGAATGGAAATATAAAACCGTTCTCCAATTCTAATTACCAAGGGGAACATTCGGTAATTGGTCTCTCGACTCCAGAAATTTTGATTTCATCCAGCGAATCTTTTGTTTGTAATTATTATGCGTCTGTCTTTGAAAACTTGGACCAAATTGAATCTTTCATTTTCGATCAATCAATCATTGATTCATGTATAAATGGTTGGGAATCGGATGATGGTCCACTCATAACTAAAGAAAAAACGAATATCAGCCTGTTTCATAAAAATCAAATACTCAATGGGGATCCAATCACAGAAAAAACTCTGAAGGAACTATTTCCCGATCCATTACGTAACGTTGAACGAGGGATAGACGGATCCATTTTGTCATTTTTTATCGAGGAAAAAAGTCATGTATCGTTATTCAAAAAAGAATCGCTTTGTTTAAGATCACAAGGCCAGGTTTTAAGAACTGGAACAAATCTAACACCTAACGAATCTTCTCTAACGACAACCGCTTACTTCAATGGAATCTTCATTTCTCAACTCACACAAGGACATGCAAGCGCCAACCAATTGATTGCAAGAAAAAGTGGAGATTTAGGAACGAACCAATCGAAAGGACTTCGTATCTTTTGCAAAATTTCTGATGAATGGGTACGTTTGGAGAATCCATCTTATTTAAAGTTTCATCCCAATCATTTGGAATGGGTGTATCTTTGGAAAAATCAATCGATCCAAATCAATTTAAGTGCGAATGAAAATGATTCGGTTTCACTCCTCGTTTCACATTCATTTCCCCATCCAATCGAAACCATTTTTGTAATTGCGACGAGTTTAGATGGCGACAATGGAAACCTGCCCATTCCACCTTCGATATCCATTTCAAATCATTCCATTATTGTTTCCCCAAATCCAAAGAGTTTGTGTTTCGAAAGGTTCCAAGGGAAAGGGTTTCGCATTCAAAGTGAGTCAGTTCCCAGTTTTCTGATTTCCGATGATCGAATCCTTTTCGAATCCCAAT of the Leptospira biflexa serovar Patoc strain 'Patoc 1 (Paris)' genome contains:
- a CDS encoding ABC transporter ATP-binding protein/permease yields the protein MTIEPIKYQRGKHLLTIIHQLLKSKQGPTAIRYSIYLLLLVICFNLFNVLNSFVGRDFISSIEQKNEVEFYQFALLYGLLFLLSAGIGSIYRFMEERLGILWREQLTWRLTGSYLSERTYHNILNQKGIENPDQRITDDVKAFTTTTLSFLLLFLGGVFSAISFAGVLWSINPILFLVAVLYALIGTISTIFLGKELIRLNYNQLDLEANYRSDLLHIKQHAESIAVTHRELRMSVRLKSKLKKLVTNFKKLISVNLRLSLFTNSYNYFIQIIPMLIIAPSYMRGEIEFGVITQAGLAFTTLLNAFSLIVSQFQSISAFTAVVKRIQTLDTAMVHSENTNKNKEKLNYHSDEIQFENFSIYSGDKSKFILDHLNLIIKTKERWLITANDEETKLSFFRALAGISNHQEGKILKPSRDEILFLPEQPYLPPGRLRNVIVPAFLGNSVSDFQVMKELKNHNLDTLVKRLGGLSALKEWDDELSLAEKFRISTIRIQFAKPKFVVIDRPTSSVGKFEISKILKKFHNLGITSIVLAKGEETALEYDYHLNLTHFGKWSVNRMSPFLKEA